The genomic segment TTCTGGCAAGCTCTGTTTAAGTTATTGGGTACTCAACTACATTTTAGTTCTGCATATCACCCTCAGAGTGATGGCCAAACAGAAGGGGTGATTGGTGTATATAGAACTACTTGAGATGTATGACTTCCCATCGACCTGTTCACTGGACACAATGGTTGCATTTATCTGAATGGTGGTCTAACACCAATTTTCATAGTAGTCTACAGTGCACTCcctttgaggctctctatggttaCATGCCACCACAACTTTCCCTGGCCCCCTCTTGAGTACCACTGTACCTGCTGTTGAAGATTTGGTAATGAAAAGGCAGCAGATGCATTAGCTGCTTAGTGATAATCTCTCTAAGGCTCAAGAGAGAAAGAAGATGTTTGCGGATAGGAAGCGGACTGAAAGAGAGTTTCAGGTGGGTGGTGGGTGACTGGGTGTTCCTTAAGCTTCATCCATATAGGCATTCATCCTTGGCCCTGAGGAAGAACTTGAAGTTGTGTACAAAGTTTTATGGCCCTTATCAAGTGCTTGCCAAGGTGGGACCAGTAGCTTACCGGCTTGCTTTACCCCCTACTTCGCAAGTTCATCCTGTTTTCCATGTATCACTTTTGAAGAAGAGAGTAGGCAAGGATGTTGTGGTTCAAACTGCATTACCAGCTACTAGTATGGATGGGCAATTTCAAGCGCATCCTGTGAAGATTTTGCAGCGACAACTGGTGCAACAGGGCAATAGTGCTGGTGTTCGTGTGCTGGTGCAGTGGTCTAATTTGGCTCCCGAGGATGCCACTTGGGAGGATTATTCTTTTCTCAAGTCCAAGTTTCCTGGATTTGATTCTCAGCCTTGAGGACAAGGCTGTTTTGCAAGCGGAGGGAAAATGTTATGACCTTACGATTAGGTTAGTTGAAGGTAGTTAGAGGAATAAATGAACGGTTCAGATTAAAAGCTCATTAAATGGATGAAAGGCCAAGATCAGTCGATTTGGCAGCTTGCGTGTCTATAAAAGGCCACGAGGAGAGAGAAAGGGGCATCAGCAGAAATCTGGTAACCTAACTACCTTTCCCCTCTTTCCTCTCCCTCAAATTCTCTCTGGAttcctctctctctccctactgatttcttc from the Capsicum annuum cultivar UCD-10X-F1 chromosome 9, UCD10Xv1.1, whole genome shotgun sequence genome contains:
- the LOC107852544 gene encoding uncharacterized protein LOC107852544, whose protein sequence is MCAKGAILRMYPILACCNLYLIPDQLWRHVSMDFIEGLPKCQGKEVILVVDRRSKFAHFIALVHPFTTSILADKFMKRIHTLHGLPESIVSDRDKIFLSNFWQALFKLLGSRCISCLVIISLRLKRERRCLRIGSGLKESFRWVVGDWVFLKLHPYRHSSLALRKNLKLCTKFYGPYQVLAKVGPVAYRLALPPTSQVHPVFHVSLLKKRVGKDVVVQTALPATSMDGQFQAHPVKILQRQLVQQGNSAGVRVLVQWSNLAPEDATWEDYSFLKSKFPGFDSQP